A stretch of Macadamia integrifolia cultivar HAES 741 chromosome 7, SCU_Mint_v3, whole genome shotgun sequence DNA encodes these proteins:
- the LOC122084973 gene encoding F-box protein SKIP2-like produces the protein MTIIGMVNFSVNCRGLKEFYCDSGNFGVKGMNAVLDHCPFLENLIVEHLNRLVLKDSAIRPGVAAYSLKTICIKYLINGYQFRPLILSSKNLGTLKIVYCSGDWDKVFEAMTPTNLFEIHLETLPRISDIALIAISKNCLNLEILHLLENANYMDLGLVYIANHCNLLREVHHIVRWNISDEIGDEGVTTIAERCPNLEELILIGI, from the coding sequence ATGACCATTATAGGTATGGTCAATTTTTCTGTCAATTGCAGGGGTTTAAAGGAGTTCTATTGTGATTCCGGCAACTTTGGCGTCAAAGGCATGAACGCAGTACTCGATCATTGTCCCTTTCTCGAAAATCTCATCGTCGAGCATCTTAACAGGCTTGTGCTTAAAGATTCCGCTATTAGACCAGGTGTCGCCGCCTATTCTCTTAAAACCATATGCATCAAATATCTCATCAATGGTTATCAATTCAGACCTCTGATCCTGAGCTCTAAGAATCTTGGAACCTTGAAGATTGTCTACTGTAGTGGGGATTGGGATAAGGTCTTTGAAGCCATGACTCCCACCAATCTGTTTGAGATACATCTGGAAACACTCCCACGAATAAGCGATATCGCCCTCATTGCTATCTCAAAAAATTGCTTAAATCTGGAGATTTTACATCTTCTTGAGAATGCCAATTACATGGATTTGGGTCTTGTGTACATCGCTAACCACTGCAATCTCCTAAGGGAAGTTCATCACATCGTTAGATGGAACATTAGTGATGAGATAGGTGACGAAGGCGTTACTACCATTGCCGAACGATGCCCTAACCTTGAGGAATTGATTCTCATTGGTATCTGA
- the LOC122084971 gene encoding uncharacterized protein At2g29880-like codes for MASTSRANNEAAKWTQSEQDYLLKLMVEQVKVGNKSSSTFNKGGWNNIKKGLEEKFNRSFTMVQLRNKMNKMRFDYSAFKKLLDTTGFGWNSVTRTCTVEDDSVWDVHIKANRDWSKFRRNGLPHWPELYIIFADSYASGIGGFGNESDFRFEEESRGVDDEVDADVDVTPTTPLANTLPISYYESQDPGTDRPRVNRRLDRTPTGYRKKSRTTGIERAIQTLAESVANKNTSTPSSTPMGLTPNTTDFSTSTCQ; via the exons ATGGCATCCACTTCGAGAGCTAATAACGAGGCAGCAAAATGGACTCAAAGCGAACAAGATTATCTCTTGAAATTAATGGTTGAACAAGTGAAAGTTGGTAATAAGAGTTCTAGCACTTTCAATAAAGGTGGGTGGAACAATATCAAGAAGGGGCTTGAGGAAAAATTTAATCGGTCATTTACGATGGTTCAATTAAGgaataagatgaataaaatgcGATTCGATTACAGTGCTTTCAAGAAACTACTGGATACTACAGGTTTTGGTTGGAATTCCGTGACGAGGACCTGTACAGTTGAAGATGACAGTGTTTGGGATGTACACATCAAG GCAAATCGTGATTGGTCAAAGTTTAGGAGGAAtgggctaccacattggcctgaGCTATATATAATTTTTGCGGATTCATATGCTAGTGGGATAGGCGGATTCGGGAATGAATCTGATTTCAGGTTTGAAGAGGAATCGAGAGGTGTTGATGATGAGGTGGATGCAGATGTAGATGTAACTCCAACTACTCCATTGGCTAATACCTTGCCAATAAGTTATTATGAAAGCCAAGATCCAGGAACTGATCGTCCTAGAGTCAACAGAAgacttgataggacacctacaGGATATAGGAAGAAGAGTAGGACAACTGGTATTGAACGCGCCATACAGACCCTAGCTGAGTCAGTAGCAAACAAGAATACTTCAACCCCTAGCTCAACTCCAATGGGTCTCACTCCAAATACCACAGATTTCAGCACTTCTACTTGT CAATGA
- the LOC122083270 gene encoding uncharacterized protein LOC122083270, whose translation MANVDNTPIISSTDDDVEELILATLLIVQYHYSSDLYNREPRRDSAFIGAAWVHEVLHGHANRCYEEFGMERHVFLNLCLLMRHRGWLQDSRKIRVDEQLAMFMFRITGVGPTNRAVEERFQHSGQTVSYYFGKVLQGVLKLSKEYIKAPSFDEIPMEIIANNKWWPYFKDCIGAIDGTHVTTIVPKGKQIPY comes from the exons ATGGCAAATGTCGATAATACTCCAATAATCTCCTCTACTGACGACGATGTAGAAGAATTGATTCTCGCAACATTGTTGATAGTACAATATCATTATTCCAGCGATTTATACAATAGAGAACCACGCAGGGATAGTGCATTCATAGGGGCAGCATGGGTACATGAGGTGTTGCATGGGCATGCAAACCGCTGTTACGAAGAATTTGGCATGGAACGACATGTGTTTTTAAATTTATGCCTACTAATGAGACATCGTGGTTGGTTACAAGACAGTCGCAAAATTAGGGTAGATGAGCAATTGGCAATGTTCATGTTCAGAATAACAGGTGTAGGTCCTACTAATAGAGCAGTTGAGGAGAGATTCCAACATTCAGGACAGACTGTCAGCTATTACTTTGGCAAAGTCTTGCAAGGGGTGCTTAAGCTTTCTAAGGAGTATATCAAAGCCCCATCGTTTGATGAGATTCCTATGGAAATAATTGCAAACAACAAATGgtggccatattttaag gattgcattggtgccaTAGATGGTACACATGTTACTACTATAGTTCCCAAGGGAAAACAGATCCCATATTGA
- the LOC122083666 gene encoding probable dolichyl-diphosphooligosaccharide--protein glycosyltransferase subunit 3B: MAILGKPSLRIHVLLFVAFYFSFANVKVSSESDADRVDELLSLQSISKSGVIHLDDHSLRRFITSAKPRSYSLVIFFDAVQLHDKHELHLQELRAEFDLVASTFIKNNKDIPAQSKLFFCVIEFKESQSSFALFAVNTLPHVRHVGPQIQNLKDSESMDQNDFARIADSMAEFVEAKTSLTVGPIERPPLLSKKQLGFLLTLTVIWAPFIVKRLLVGDTLLQSPRLWVLFAVFVYFLSVSGTMHNIIRKMPMFLADRNDPSKLIFFYQGSEMQLGAESFAVGFLYTAVGLLLAFTTHLLVRVRNVTVQRVFMIIALLVSLWAVKKVIYLDNWKTGYGVHGFWPSSWKLR, translated from the coding sequence ATGGCGATTTTGGGGAAACCTTCTCTTCGCATTCACGTCCTCCTCTTCGTcgctttctatttttctttcgcTAACGTCAAAGTTTCATCCGAATCGGACGCAGACAGAGTTGACGAGCTACTGAGTCTTCAATCCATATCAAAATCCGGCGTAATCCATCTCGATGACCATAGCCTTAGGCGCTTCATCACATCTGCAAAACCCAGATCCTACTCTCTCGTCATCTTCTTCGACGCAGTTCAACTTCACGACAAGCATGAACTTCACCTTCAAGAGCTCCGAGCAGAGTTCGACCTCGTCGCATCCACTTTCATCAAGAACAATAAAGACATACCAGCCCAATCCAAGCTCTTCTTCTGCGTCATCGAATTCAAGGAATCCCAGTCTAGCTTCGCCCTCTTCGCCGTCAATACCCTCCCTCACGTTCGCCATGTCGGGCCTCAGATCCAGAATCTGAAGGATTCCGAATCCATGGACCAGAACGACTTCGCCAGGATTGCAGACTCCATGGCCGAATTCGTCGAGGCTAAGACGAGTCTAACGGTTGGACCAATCGAACGACCTCCGCTTCTCTCCAAGAAGCAGTTAGGGTTTTTGTTGACGTTGACTGTGATATGGGCTCCTTTCATCGTGAAGAGGCTTCTGGTTGGGGATACTCTCCTTCAAAGTCCTAGATTGTGGGTATTGTTCGCGGTGTTCGTTTACTTCCTCAGCGTTTCTGGGACAATGCACAATATAATTCGGAAGATGCCCATGTTCTTGGCGGACCGGAACGACCCTTCGAAGCTCATCTTCTTCTATCAGGGTTCAGAGATGCAACTAGGTGCAGAGAGTTTCGCAGTTGGGTTCTTGTATACCGCCGTGGGACTGTTGTTGGCCTTCACAACGCATCTTCTTGTTCGGGTGCGGAATGTGACGGTGCAGAGGGTTTTTATGATTATCGCGCTTTTGGTTTCGCTTTGGGCTGTGAAGAAGGTCATCTATTTAGATAACTGGAAGACAGGATACGGTGTTCATGGATTCTGGCCCTCTAGTTGGAAATTGCGTTGA